One window of the Anoplolepis gracilipes chromosome 9, ASM4749672v1, whole genome shotgun sequence genome contains the following:
- the LOC140669817 gene encoding LOW QUALITY PROTEIN: uncharacterized protein (The sequence of the model RefSeq protein was modified relative to this genomic sequence to represent the inferred CDS: substituted 1 base at 1 genomic stop codon), which translates to MIHITEPVRKSALDVIXYNIHAVGCTTYVTRIVYFGEYHGTHEVLQKKMQDIIHDLHMDYSDMPITGLFLVYPTCYIHVLEAWEDIIYKHYELMYTMKNNECKFGKAIPLPSYHHVHQRFFTSWYHVYTTPPTLIGTLEDYTLDDIQKQIANCLMKIYKLCEYIGRTGLNKKSIDIQDALKNLEDKAARYLPESTILEFLLSVSSPVLKTVEEYLQMYSDVSPNMFWDGKNNICLF; encoded by the exons ATGATTCATATAACCGAACCAGTGAGAAAAAGTGCTTTAGatgtgatataatataatattcacgcTGTAGGTTGT ACTACTTACGTTACACGAATTGTTTACTTCGGGGAATATCATGGAACCCATGAAGTTTTACAAAAG aaaatgcaAGATATTATACACGATTTACACATGGATTATAGTGATATGCCTATCACAGGACTCTTTCTTGTCTATCCAACATGTTATATACACGTATTAGAg gCATGggaagatattatttataaacactACGAGCTTATGTATACCATGAAGAACAATGAATGTAAATTTGGAAAAGCGATTCCTTTGCCGTCGTATCATCACGTTCATCAA AGATTTTTCACGAGCTGGTATCACGTTTATACGACACCGCCTACGTTAATAGGGACATTAGAAGACTACACATTGGACGACATTCAAAAGCAGATCGCAAATTgcttaatgaaaatatacaagTTATGCGAATATATAGGAAGGACAGGTTTGAACAAAAAG TCGATTGACATTCAAGATGCACTGAAAAATTTGGAAGACAAGGCAGCTCGATATTTGCCCGAAAGTACGATCCTCGAGTTTCTTTTGAGTGTAAGCTCACCTGTTTTAAAAACTGTCGAGGAATATCTGCAAATGTATTCTGACGTGTCACCCAACATGTTTTGGGATGGTAAGAATaacatatgtttattttaa
- the Nup44a gene encoding nucleoporin SEH1 isoform X1 — MFEAHSINAEHKDLIHDIAYDYYGERMATCSSDQFVKVWDEDEHGNWHLTASWKAHSGSVWKVTWAHPEFGQVLATCSFDRTAAVWEEIVGEGSGPEARGSKHWIKRTNLVDSRTSVTDVKFAPKTLGLLLATCSADGFIRIYEAPDIMNLSQWTLQHDINCKLSCSCLTWNPSLSRLHPPMIAVGSDDSNPLLGAKIFIYEYSESSRRWVKAETLSSITDAVYDIAFAPNLGRNFHTLAIATKDVRIVTLKPIQESMQTGVSHFETNVVAQFDDHYCTVWRVSWNFMGTILASSGDDGCVRLWKDNYINHWKCISVLKGDGTPVQGAETPVLATPPNSSTPAQQTPSTTRTISVTTVTAEKPTVTVMCSNKWQPPVIKGRFSKSVWLGNPSEPTPPPLPFIAKK, encoded by the exons atgttTGAGGCGCACAGTATCAATGCAGAGCACAAAGATCTCATACACGATATCGCCTACGATTATTATGGTGAACGCATGGCAACATGCTCCAGTGATCAATTTGTTAAG GTTTGGGACGAAGATGAACATGGAAATTGGCATTTAACTGCTTCTTGGAAAGCTCACAGTGGTTCAGTGTGGAAAGTTACTTGGGCACATCCAGAATTTGGTCAGGTTCTTGCTACATGTTCATTCGATCGCACTGCTGCTGTTTGGGAAGAAATTG TTGGTGAAGGTTCTGGACCAGAAGCACGTGGCAGTAAGCATTGGATTAAAAGAACAAACTTAGTTGATTCACGTACCTCCGTTACTGATGTAAAGTTTGCACCAAAAACTTTAGGCCTTTTATTGGCTACTTGTAGCGCAGATGGATTTATTCGAATATATGAGGCACCAGATATTATGAATTTGAGTCAATGGACATTACAGCATGATATCAATTGCAAACTTTCATGTAGTTGTCTTACATGGAATCCATCTCTTTCAAG actaCATCCACCTATGATAGCAGTTGGTAGCGATGACTCAAATCCATTGCTTGgggcaaaaatttttatttatgaatattccgAGAGTAGCAGACGTTGGGTAAAGGCTGAGACATTATCGAGCATTACAGATGCTGTTTATGACATTGCGTTTGCTCCTAATTTAGGCAGAAATTTCCATACATTGGCTATAGCTACTAAAGATGTACGGATAGTTACTTTAAAACCGATACA gGAGAGTATGCAGACTGGTGTATCACATTTTGAAACAAATGTGGTTGCACAATTCGATGATCATTACTGCACTGTGTGGCGTGTTAGCTGGAATTTTATGGGAACGATTTTAGCGAGTTCCGGTGATGATGGCTGCGTTCGATTGTggaaggacaattatattaatcattggAAATGTATTTCTGTCCTCAAGGGAGATGGTACCCCGGTTCAGGGTGCCGAAACTCCCGTTTTAGCAACTCCGCCGAATTCATCTACGCCAGCTCAACAAACACCATCTACCACCAG GACTATAAGCGTAACTACAGTCACGGCGGAGAAGCCCACAGTTACCGTCATGTGCAGTAATAAATGGCAACCGCCCGTTATAAAGGGGCGTTTTAGCAAATCGGTATGGCTGGGTAATCCCAGCGAACCGACGCCACCACCGCTGCCGTTCATagcaaagaaataa
- the Nup44a gene encoding nucleoporin SEH1 isoform X3, whose product MFEAHSINAEHKDLIHDIAYDYYGERMATCSSDQFVKVWDEDEHGNWHLTASWKAHSGSVWKVTWAHPEFGQVLATCSFDRTAAVWEEIVGEGSGPEARGSKHWIKRTNLVDSRTSVTDVKFAPKTLGLLLATCSADGFIRIYEAPDIMNLSQWTLQHDINCKLSCSCLTWNPSLSRLHPPMIAVGSDDSNPLLGAKIFIYEYSESSRRWVKAETLSSITDAVYDIAFAPNLGRNFHTLAIATKDVRIVTLKPIQESMQTGVSHFETNVVAQFDDHYCTVWRVSWNFMGTILASSGDDGCVRLWKDNYINHWKCISVLKGDGTPVQGAETPVLATPPNSSTPAQQTPSTTSFKTLQHQSQKSAYVI is encoded by the exons atgttTGAGGCGCACAGTATCAATGCAGAGCACAAAGATCTCATACACGATATCGCCTACGATTATTATGGTGAACGCATGGCAACATGCTCCAGTGATCAATTTGTTAAG GTTTGGGACGAAGATGAACATGGAAATTGGCATTTAACTGCTTCTTGGAAAGCTCACAGTGGTTCAGTGTGGAAAGTTACTTGGGCACATCCAGAATTTGGTCAGGTTCTTGCTACATGTTCATTCGATCGCACTGCTGCTGTTTGGGAAGAAATTG TTGGTGAAGGTTCTGGACCAGAAGCACGTGGCAGTAAGCATTGGATTAAAAGAACAAACTTAGTTGATTCACGTACCTCCGTTACTGATGTAAAGTTTGCACCAAAAACTTTAGGCCTTTTATTGGCTACTTGTAGCGCAGATGGATTTATTCGAATATATGAGGCACCAGATATTATGAATTTGAGTCAATGGACATTACAGCATGATATCAATTGCAAACTTTCATGTAGTTGTCTTACATGGAATCCATCTCTTTCAAG actaCATCCACCTATGATAGCAGTTGGTAGCGATGACTCAAATCCATTGCTTGgggcaaaaatttttatttatgaatattccgAGAGTAGCAGACGTTGGGTAAAGGCTGAGACATTATCGAGCATTACAGATGCTGTTTATGACATTGCGTTTGCTCCTAATTTAGGCAGAAATTTCCATACATTGGCTATAGCTACTAAAGATGTACGGATAGTTACTTTAAAACCGATACA gGAGAGTATGCAGACTGGTGTATCACATTTTGAAACAAATGTGGTTGCACAATTCGATGATCATTACTGCACTGTGTGGCGTGTTAGCTGGAATTTTATGGGAACGATTTTAGCGAGTTCCGGTGATGATGGCTGCGTTCGATTGTggaaggacaattatattaatcattggAAATGTATTTCTGTCCTCAAGGGAGATGGTACCCCGGTTCAGGGTGCCGAAACTCCCGTTTTAGCAACTCCGCCGAATTCATCTACGCCAGCTCAACAAACACCATCTACCACCAG ttttaaaACCCTGCAACATCAATCACAAAAAAGtgcatatgtaatataa
- the Nup44a gene encoding nucleoporin SEH1 isoform X2: MFEAHSINAEHKDLIHDIAYDYYGERMATCSSDQFVKVWDEDEHGNWHLTASWKAHSGSVWKVTWAHPEFGQVLATCSFDRTAAVWEEIVGEGSGPEARGSKHWIKRTNLVDSRTSVTDVKFAPKTLGLLLATCSADGFIRIYEAPDIMNLSQWTLQHDINCKLSCSCLTWNPSLSRLHPPMIAVGSDDSNPLLGAKIFIYEYSESSRRWVKAETLSSITDAVYDIAFAPNLGRNFHTLAIATKDVRIVTLKPIQESMQTGVSHFETNVVAQFDDHYCTVWRVSWNFMGTILASSGDDGCVRLWKDNYINHWKCISVLKGDGTPVQGAETPVLATPPNSSTPAQQTPSTTRYYKLGTISHPNQVPWH, from the exons atgttTGAGGCGCACAGTATCAATGCAGAGCACAAAGATCTCATACACGATATCGCCTACGATTATTATGGTGAACGCATGGCAACATGCTCCAGTGATCAATTTGTTAAG GTTTGGGACGAAGATGAACATGGAAATTGGCATTTAACTGCTTCTTGGAAAGCTCACAGTGGTTCAGTGTGGAAAGTTACTTGGGCACATCCAGAATTTGGTCAGGTTCTTGCTACATGTTCATTCGATCGCACTGCTGCTGTTTGGGAAGAAATTG TTGGTGAAGGTTCTGGACCAGAAGCACGTGGCAGTAAGCATTGGATTAAAAGAACAAACTTAGTTGATTCACGTACCTCCGTTACTGATGTAAAGTTTGCACCAAAAACTTTAGGCCTTTTATTGGCTACTTGTAGCGCAGATGGATTTATTCGAATATATGAGGCACCAGATATTATGAATTTGAGTCAATGGACATTACAGCATGATATCAATTGCAAACTTTCATGTAGTTGTCTTACATGGAATCCATCTCTTTCAAG actaCATCCACCTATGATAGCAGTTGGTAGCGATGACTCAAATCCATTGCTTGgggcaaaaatttttatttatgaatattccgAGAGTAGCAGACGTTGGGTAAAGGCTGAGACATTATCGAGCATTACAGATGCTGTTTATGACATTGCGTTTGCTCCTAATTTAGGCAGAAATTTCCATACATTGGCTATAGCTACTAAAGATGTACGGATAGTTACTTTAAAACCGATACA gGAGAGTATGCAGACTGGTGTATCACATTTTGAAACAAATGTGGTTGCACAATTCGATGATCATTACTGCACTGTGTGGCGTGTTAGCTGGAATTTTATGGGAACGATTTTAGCGAGTTCCGGTGATGATGGCTGCGTTCGATTGTggaaggacaattatattaatcattggAAATGTATTTCTGTCCTCAAGGGAGATGGTACCCCGGTTCAGGGTGCCGAAACTCCCGTTTTAGCAACTCCGCCGAATTCATCTACGCCAGCTCAACAAACACCATCTACCACCAGGTACTATAAACTGGGTACCATCAGTCATCCAAACCAAGTACCTTGGCATTAG